agaggaagaaggaaataaggaattgtctcaaaaactcaaaaaagaTACACAGGGAAACTCAACCTCAAAATGCTGTTGAGGTTATCAATACACAGCACATTTAAGATATAAAAAGTAAATCATAATAATAACTGAAAAACAGAACTAGCACTGGCCGCCACATATATCTGAGAAACATTTTTATGCAATCTTTAGAAGCTGACTATTCTTGCTGTTCTATTGTTTACTCCCAATAGAAGAGTTAGTGATTTCTTTAGCAATCATTTCTGTGCACATTTTGTCTATGAACTCACCTGTGAAGGCATGGGCAGATATCCAGCTGGAATATACGAAAGCAGAAAAACCTAAGTTTCCACATTGCTTTAAAACTGGCATTTGTGGGAGTTACATCCTGCCAGTGCCCCTTTTTTATTCCCTGAGCACTGTGTCCCCTCAGCAGTGCTTAAGTACCAGCTTTTATTCTATTTACACCAATGTTTTACCTTCCTTCAGGTTACGTGGAATCTCCACTATTCGCTCGCCTTTCTATAATCTATAATGACTATCTAATCattatatataacatgtataaaatttttaataaaaatttgctgataatggagaaaaaaattttaaaaaccaaaaacccaatcTCATTAAAAGACTCAAAAATATCATAGAGAGCAAAGAGAACATAtactttatgaaaatgatttgaaACATATCCACCCAGTGACAAAGAAATGCGCGCCGTGTCTTCATTGATAAGCTGACACTGGTGTTCCAACTTACCAGGGATTCTCTTATAGAATGGACATGATCTTTGCAATTTCCCCGTGCCAGCCGACTCTGAAATGGCCACATTCCCTCTCTGTGGCCTGCCATGAGTCCATCGCACAGAGGCTTTGCCTCTACTTAAGCTGGCTGTCCCCATCTCTGGACTGGTAAGAAGGGGACCTGACCTCTGATACATTCCTTCCCGCAGTGAACTTGACTTTCTAGGTCTCTTTCTTCgatgctgagctgtctctccagacaGTTCCGTAGGGCACAGACTCTCATTTAAATTCCTTGCATCAAATTCTAAGTCACTTACAGAGTTCTCGGCTTTCCTCTTTCCCAACCGTGGCCTCTTTTCTTTAGGACTCACAATGGGACTCACATTTGGCCTTTCTAAAGCACTTTTCCTTGGCGACGTCTCTTCTTGTCTTTTGGGTGGTAgtccaaaaaacacacctataTCCATTTGCCTCATTACTTTCTTAGCAGGTTGGCTTGCATTGTAGCTAGGACTGACAGGTGATGAGCTCACGGACTTGGCAAGAGGCGTGCTTGAACACTTCTCTACCTTTCTGCAGGCACACGTCGAGTTAGCACCCGCAGCATCCATGCCCTTACGCTGTGATCCTTTACTTTGACTTTGGGTTGGGTTCACAGACCGACATTCGCCTTCCTCCTTCTCAAGTGGTTTTGCCATGGTGCTTGTAAGTAACGGCAGGGAAATTTGATTGCCAACAGCTGATGTTTCGATTTTCTGTTTCTGATGACTTGATCCAAGTGAGTGAAATTCTGGCTCTTCAGGTCTTGCCTTAGTGGTCTGACAATTAGAAGCAGCACGTCCCACTGCCAAAGCATGTGAAAACAAGAGAAAGCCAGAGCCTGTGTGTGCTCCGTCATCTTGGGCAAGCCTGCCCTGGGTCTGGGAGATAAGCTGGAAGGAATCATTGAGAGCACGGCCTTTACCCGATCCCCTGAACTCAGCCTGAGTCCACAGGCTCTCCACTGAGGGGCAGACTCCCTCTGGCTCCTTTGGGAAGGAATGGTGAAGCTGCTCAAATATGGCAGAACCATTCTCTAGGCTGCTGTCTTCAGAGCTCTGTGTAAAGAACAGCTCCTGCTGTGAGTCATCCAGCTCTGTGTCTTTATCGTGAGTCTCTTCGTCACTCTGCAGCGGAGAGTACGAGATCTCATAGTCACTTTCCGGCAAACTTGGACCCTGTGAGTTGCTTTGACTCTTTAAAGTGTCCTCCACAGGAGGCAAGCCATCCTCCCACAGCTTGTCTTTCTTAACAAACTCTGCACATTCTGTAACTACTGACATCTGAGAACATGCAGAAGAGGAAATCTTTTTGTTGGTTTCAGCTGGAGGCTGAGATGTTCTTAGGCACTGTACCATAGACAGAGAATCATCTAAAACCTTCCTTAAGTTCTCAGTTCTCAGATGCACAGGCAGTCTCTCCTCAAGGTCACAAGAGTCTGGCTTTGCTGCAGTGAGACGTGCAGCTGGCACGTGGGATGGGCTGTGGACAGGCTCCTTGCTAGCTCTACCCTGAGCAAGCAGGAGATGTGTGTATTTCTTATAATGAGAAGGAATTGTAGAGGAACATAGAAGACCCTCAGGACACTCTGAAAAGTTAAAGACAAACAGAGCATTTTATACAATAAAGTTTGGCAGCGCTGACGTAAAGTAGCCTCTACACACAAAACCATGGgccaccattttgttttgtttttgagacagggtttctctatgtaaccctggctgacctagaactcactatgtaaagcaggctggccttgaactcaaagatctacccacctctgcttcccaagttctgggatgaaacgtgtgtgccaccatacctagctCGCCATGGGTCACCTTTAAGAACTATGGCAATAGCTATGGTGGCCTGCATAATAACAGCTGTTTCCAAGTTCAACACTAAAACACCAAAAATTAATCCAAAATAGTTTTACAAGGCACTACTTATTACACTTAAACATACTTTTAGATTGCTTTTTCAGATCCCCTTTTCACAAGGAAATttgaaataacttaaaaaaaataaagtcataacTCATTTTCTATATAGTCCTAGTAGAATTTTCTATGTTAAATacatttatcttaaaatataataaaaacacgGCATCACTTCTGTT
This is a stretch of genomic DNA from Meriones unguiculatus strain TT.TT164.6M chromosome 1, Bangor_MerUng_6.1, whole genome shotgun sequence. It encodes these proteins:
- the Dclre1a gene encoding DNA cross-link repair 1A protein isoform X2, whose amino-acid sequence is MLEDTFWEEDIWEYKSKRKPKPVHPNISESVEKATDGKYQTKRKGNKKRTKEDKGTPKDHKVCLGETNSQISVGSSQNSSCRDEIQQSQSKDTTPRKHRRAHRSKQLSPRVRPVYEGYCPSCQVPFSSLLGQTPRWHVFECLDSPPVSNIECPEGLLCSSTIPSHYKKYTHLLLAQGRASKEPVHSPSHVPAARLTAAKPDSCDLEERLPVHLRTENLRKVLDDSLSMVQCLRTSQPPAETNKKISSSACSQMSVVTECAEFVKKDKLWEDGLPPVEDTLKSQSNSQGPSLPESDYEISYSPLQSDEETHDKDTELDDSQQELFFTQSSEDSSLENGSAIFEQLHHSFPKEPEGVCPSVESLWTQAEFRGSGKGRALNDSFQLISQTQGRLAQDDGAHTGSGFLLFSHALAVGRAASNCQTTKARPEEPEFHSLGSSHQKQKIETSAVGNQISLPLLTSTMAKPLEKEEGECRSVNPTQSQSKGSQRKGMDAAGANSTCACRKVEKCSSTPLAKSVSSSPVSPSYNASQPAKKVMRQMDIGVFFGLPPKRQEETSPRKSALERPNVSPIVSPKEKRPRLGKRKAENSVSDLEFDARNLNESLCPTELSGETAQHRRKRPRKSSSLREGMYQRSGPLLTSPEMGTASLSRGKASVRWTHGRPQRGNVAISESAGTGKLQRSCPFYKRIPGTGFTVDAFQYGEVEGCTAYFLTHFHSDHYAGLSKDFTMPVYCSEITGNLLKKKLHVQAQYVHQLPMDTECIVDGVKVVLLDANHCPGATMILFQLANGAVLLHTGDFRADPSMERSVLAGRKVHTLYLDTTYCSPEYTFPSQQEVIQFAINTAFEAVTLNPRALVVCGTYCIGKEKVFLAIADVLGSKVGMSQEKYKTLQCLNIPEISSLITTDMCNSSVHLLPMTQVNFKTKSAELCDFNTASKSREKNKQ
- the Dclre1a gene encoding DNA cross-link repair 1A protein isoform X1, with product MLEDTFWEEDIWEYKSKRKPKPVHPNISESVEKATDGKYQTKRKGNKKRTKEDKGTPKDHKVCLGETNSQISVGSSQNSSCRDEIQQSQSKDTTPRKHRRAHRSKQLSPRVRPVYEGYCPSCQVPFSSLLGQTPRWHVFECLDSPPVSNIECPEGLLCSSTIPSHYKKYTHLLLAQGRASKEPVHSPSHVPAARLTAAKPDSCDLEERLPVHLRTENLRKVLDDSLSMVQCLRTSQPPAETNKKISSSACSQMSVVTECAEFVKKDKLWEDGLPPVEDTLKSQSNSQGPSLPESDYEISYSPLQSDEETHDKDTELDDSQQELFFTQSSEDSSLENGSAIFEQLHHSFPKEPEGVCPSVESLWTQAEFRGSGKGRALNDSFQLISQTQGRLAQDDGAHTGSGFLLFSHALAVGRAASNCQTTKARPEEPEFHSLGSSHQKQKIETSAVGNQISLPLLTSTMAKPLEKEEGECRSVNPTQSQSKGSQRKGMDAAGANSTCACRKVEKCSSTPLAKSVSSSPVSPSYNASQPAKKVMRQMDIGVFFGLPPKRQEETSPRKSALERPNVSPIVSPKEKRPRLGKRKAENSVSDLEFDARNLNESLCPTELSGETAQHRRKRPRKSSSLREGMYQRSGPLLTSPEMGTASLSRGKASVRWTHGRPQRGNVAISESAGTGKLQRSCPFYKRIPGTGFTVDAFQYGEVEGCTAYFLTHFHSDHYAGLSKDFTMPVYCSEITGNLLKKKLHVQAQYVHQLPMDTECIVDGVKVVLLDANHCPGATMILFQLANGAVLLHTGDFRADPSMERSVLAGRKVHTLYLDTTYCSPEYTFPSQQEVIQFAINTAFEAVTLNPRALVVCGTYCIGKEKVFLAIADVLGSKVGMSQEKYKTLQCLNIPEISSLITTDMCNSSVHLLPMTQVNFKGLQSHLKKCGGKYDQILAFRPTGWTHSNNITSIAGITPQMKGNISIYGIPYSEHSSYLEMKRFVQWLKPQKIIPTVNVGTFKSRSTMEKYFKEWRLEAGY
- the Dclre1a gene encoding DNA cross-link repair 1A protein isoform X3 produces the protein MLEDTFWEEDIWEYKSKRKPKPVHPNISESVEKATDGKYQTKRKGNKKRTKEDKGTPKDHKVCLGETNSQISVGSSQNSSCRDEIQQSQSKDTTPRKHRRAHRSKQLSPRVRPVYEGYCPSCQVPFSSLLGQTPRWHVFECLDSPPVSNIECPEGLLCSSTIPSHYKKYTHLLLAQGRASKEPVHSPSHVPAARLTAAKPDSCDLEERLPVHLRTENLRKVLDDSLSMVQCLRTSQPPAETNKKISSSACSQMSVVTECAEFVKKDKLWEDGLPPVEDTLKSQSNSQGPSLPESDYEISYSPLQSDEETHDKDTELDDSQQELFFTQSSEDSSLENGSAIFEQLHHSFPKEPEGVCPSVESLWTQAEFRGSGKGRALNDSFQLISQTQGRLAQDDGAHTGSGFLLFSHALAVGRAASNCQTTKARPEEPEFHSLGSSHQKQKIETSAVGNQISLPLLTSTMAKPLEKEEGECRSVNPTQSQSKGSQRKGMDAAGANSTCACRKVEKCSSTPLAKSVSSSPVSPSYNASQPAKKVMRQMDIGVFFGLPPKRQEETSPRKSALERPNVSPIVSPKEKRPRLGKRKAENSVSDLEFDARNLNESLCPTELSGETAQHRRKRPRKSSSLREGMYQRSGPLLTSPEMGTASLSRGKASVRWTHGRPQRGNVAISESAGTGKLQRSCPFYKRIPGTGFTVDAFQYGEVEGCTAYFLTHFHSDHYAGLSKDFTMPVYCSEITGNLLKKKLHVQAQYVHQLPMDTECIVDGVKVVLLDANHCPGATMILFQLANGAVLLHTGDFRADPSMERSVLAGRKVHTLYLDTTYCSPEYTFPSQQEVIQFAINTAFEAVTLNPRALVVCGTYCIGKEKVFLAIADVLGSKVGMSQEKYKTLQCLNIPEISSLITTDMCNSSVHLLPMTQVNFKDVGLSATSPAPCLPASCSLP